From a region of the Mercurialis annua linkage group LG1-X, ddMerAnnu1.2, whole genome shotgun sequence genome:
- the LOC126680795 gene encoding GRAS family protein RAM1-like, with translation MEDILEEEEELLSLNLAIVTDYSAGNVRKRKRSTIIKALFDPMNDHSNYEEEGKIFKLLQMREKMMKPHPDHKRKGTLIVDDHDHDHQADDHGKGLHLIHLLLITATSVDDNNVTTALQNLTELYQSVSLTGDSVQRVVAYFADGLAARLLTRKSPFFDMIMKNPTSDEEFLAFTNLYRVSPYYQFAHFTANQAILEAFEKELEEEEQSNNNNTNSRALHVIDFDVSYGFQWPSLIQSLSEKASIANRISLRITGFGRNLEELQETESRLVSFSKGFRNLGFEFQGLLRGSSKNLITMINNINNLKKKKKNETVAVNLVFHLNTNLMNEFLKLSDTLKSIHSLNPSIVTLVEQEGHRNTPRSFLSRFMESLHYFAAMYDSLDDCLPLDSLERLNIEKNHLGKEIKAMLNYDEDDVIGNYEKMEMLKGRMESHGFGGMKLSSKSLIQAKLLLKIRTNRCPIDQFNGENSTCSGFRIFERDDARAISLGWQDRILLTASAWRCV, from the coding sequence ATGGAAGATATTCTAGAAGAAGAGGAGGAGCTTTTGAGTCTTAACCTGGCAATCGTTACCGATTATTCGGCCGGCAACGTGCGGAAACGGAAGAGATCGACGATCATAAAAGCACTTTTCGATCCCATGAATGATCATTCTAACTatgaagaagaaggaaaaatcTTCAAGTTACTTCAAATGAGAGAAAAAATGATGAAACCACATCCAGATCATAAAAGAAAAGGTACTTTAATTGTTGATGATCATGATCATGATCATCAAGCTGATGATCATGGGAAAGGGCTCCACTTGATTCATTTGCTTCTTATTACAGCAACTTCAGTTGATGATAATAATGTTACGACAGCTTTACAGAATTTAACTGAATTATATCAAAGTGTTTCTTTAACAGGAGATTCTGTTCAAAGGGTTGTTGCTTATTTTGCCGATGGATTGGCTGCTCGGCTTCTAACACGAAAATCACCGTTTTTTGACATGATCATGAAGAATCCTACTAGTGATGAAGAGTTTTTGGCTTTTACAAATCTTTATCGCGTCTCTCCGTACTATCAATTCGCTCATTTCACTGCGAATCAGGCGATTCTTGAAGCTTTCGAAAaggaattagaagaagaagaacagagtaataataataatactaatagtCGTGCATTGCACGTTATCGATTTTGATGTTTCCTACGGATTTCAATGGCCGTCTTTGATACAGTCATTGTCGGAGAAAGCGAGTATTGCCAATCGAATTTCGCTTCGAATAACGGGTTTTGGAAGAAATTTAGAAGAATTACAAGAAACTGAGAGTAGATTAGTTAGCTTCTCCAAAGGGTTTCGAAACCTAGGGTTTGAATTTCAAGGGTTATTGAGAGGGTCATCCAAGAATTTGATCACGATGATCAATAACATTAATAAtctaaagaaaaagaagaagaacgaAACGGTGGCAGTGAATTTAGTTTTTCATCTAAATACTAATTTAATGAACGAATTTTTGAAACTATCCGACACATTAAAATCGATACATTCGCTTAACCCTTCGATTGTTACATTAGTCGAGCAAGAAGGTCACCGAAACACTCCAAGAAGTTTCTTATCAAGATTCATGGAATCGCTACATTACTTCGCGGCCATGTACGATTCTCTAGACGACTGTCTTCCGTTAGACAGTTTAGAACGGTTAAACATCGAGAAGAATCATCTTGGTAAAGAAATCAAAGCGATGCTTAACTACGATGAAGATGATGTGATCGGAAACTACGAGAAAATGGAGATGTTGAAAGGAAGAATGGAGAGCCATGGATTTGGAGGGATGAAATTGAGTTCAAAATCTTTGATTCAAGCTAAGTTGCTTCTGAAAATTAGAACAAATCGTTGTCCTATTGATCAATTTAATGGAGAAAATAGTACTTGTAGTGGATTTAGGATTTTTGAAAGAGATGATGCCAGAGCAATTTCTTTAGGGTGGCAAGATAGGATCTTACTTACGGCCTCTGCATGGCGTTGTGTATGA
- the LOC126667879 gene encoding uncharacterized protein LOC126667879 has product MDELRSAFEEHIDQMSDLVQKLSSELRSGFQPAYEHFIGFFHAIDWTEPWLMGLIGFYVMLLIIVIFSRKHINFQMCLFLLALGGVYFAERLNRILGENWKSFASQNYFDPQGLFLSALWSGPLLVIAIIILINTLFSLCYLIVRWKRAELRHRARLSHNKQD; this is encoded by the exons ATGGATGAGCTCAGATCAGCTTTCGAAGAGCACATTGACCAAATGTCGGATCTCGTTCAGAAACTCTCATCGGAACTCCGCTCCGGCTTTCAACCAGCGTATGAGCATTTTATCGGATTCTTTCACGCCATTGACTGGACG GAGCCTTGGTTAATGGGTTTGATTGGGTTTTATGTAATGCTGCtgataattgttattttttcaaGGAAACATATCAATTTCCAGATGTGCTTGTTCCTCCTTGCTT TGGGTGGAGTGTACTTTGCTGAGAGGCTTAATAGAATTCTTGGTGAGAATTGGAAGAGCTTTGCAAGTCAAAATTATTTCGATCCCCAAGGACTCTTTCTTTCAGCGCTTTGGTCTGGACCTCTTCTCGTCATTGCAATAATTATATTG ATAAACACTCTCTTTTCCTTGTGCTATTTGATTGTTCGATGGAAAAGGGCTGAACTTAGACACCGTGCAAGGCTGTCACATAACAAACAGGATTGA
- the LOC126664565 gene encoding FHA domain-containing protein PS1, which yields MSVDKEEEEAISSETMIPVFTVIKNGVILKNIFVVNNSNSQESEEILIVGRHPDCNIVLLHPSISRFHLQIDSNLSLHKLFVTDLSSVHGTWVSEKKLDPGIRVELNEGDTLRVGSSTRVYRMHWVPLSRAYDTENPFVSPSDLEMIKEEENAALEEENAEKLSQDEDLFAAEGKHVEEEDTLAILGKADDIYQDEDSLCTKDGEFESVDSILEGIASLFPDNNRGLIKEIPSVPEIMDLSIDVGKPEITCSSRNDHELSLKNVGGVILQTLSQLFYECKQSSDYHSATEAALEEEKMKMVISSMARIKLESDIEVCNQSSDSHSATESVLEEGKTDISTERIERQSNIEAGNRSSDCHSATEAIMEDEKTDISCVDVTSSSSPEMDAILAYEILEVEKNHSEVDSLEYINCSLPEIDVLDTNHEQEDKERQVLEPPASVSPLYEEGNQMISTENQTSNMLVSSQSVCAEDTTAAEILVDEEKQKTFIKEYRQSEFKGVCSTGYLKLSLLPGEVSSAIMDSKERQTPQNIRRSCIRSGKKSSSDSRSRRGKHGKESRTPQSTFPAIEDLSLPLGNVFFDIMDTKVSQTPQNIRSSPDRSEKKSSSNIWSRRGKPATPLQLQTSKSRRKNKNVDINADVEWENQENLDSKSITKFPGSEAMNEEIFTPDKENRPPSSFSRNSFKKGLLEDIQSPKSITKVLFPGSEAMDEEIFTPDKENRPPNSRLHKSIKKTGLLEDIQPPTFCKSSPNITFFPSSIGKDEDMITSPDKENRTPKVLKQRNSARPSSHLMKMDKDLVLKERSSEKVPLLSLFSNSPRLSLSEASVPDTCCRSFNSINCMEKKVTNSTSIKYVGDGRRRWTMIADTTSLLDKESRKFLQLLEGLKGTHLVIPRMVIRELDSLKQRGSLFRRTTEAELALKWIEDCMMKEKWWIHVQSSTEDIRAIAPTPPASPVLRFSDGSWGFPFGNLHEIVSPTAEDCILENAVSYRKRINEGQLVLLSNDVTLKIKAMAEGLICETAEEFRESLVNPFSERFMWADSSPRGQTWTVFDDLVLKERYYRRSPSKKLSKGGLKLILLHNSQYGQQCR from the exons ATGAGCGTtgacaaagaagaagaagaagcgaTTAGCTCAGAGACGATGATACCGGTTTTTACAGTGATCAAGAATGGCGTAATTCTCAAGAACATCTTTGTCGTCAACAACAGCAACTCTCAAGAATCTGAAGAAATCTTGATTGTTGGCAGACACCCAGATTGCAATATCGTGTTATTGCACCCGAGCATCAGCAGATTTCACCTTCAAATCGACTCGAATCTCTCTTTGCACAAGCTTTTTGTCACTGATTTATCTTCTG TCCACGGAACATGGGTTTCAGAGAAGAAGCTTGATCCAGGGATTCGTGTGGAGCTCAACGAGGGGGATACGTTAAGGGTTGGTAGTTCAACCAGGGTATATAGGATGCATTGGGTTCCTTTGAGCCGTGCATATGACACTGAAAACCCATTTGTATCACCCTCAGATTTGGAAATGATTAAAGAAGAGGAAAATGCAGCGCTGGAAGAGGAAAATGCAGAAAAATTGTCTCAG GATGAAGATCTGTTTGCTGCTGAAGGTAAACATGTTGAAGAGGAAGATACATTGGCAATTCTAGGAAAAGCGGACGACATATATCAg GACGAAGATTCTTTGTGCACAAAAGATGGAGAATTTGAATCTGTGGATTCGATTTTGGAAGGAATTGCGTCGCTATTTCCTGATAATAATCGTGGGTTAATTAAAGAGATCCCATCAGTGCCTGAAATCATGGATTTGTCTATTGATGTTGGTAAACCAGAAATAACATGCTCATCTAGAAATGATCATGAATTGAGCCTTAAAAATGTTGGCGGAGTAATATTGCAGACATTGAGTCAGCTTTTCTACGAATGCAAACAAAGTTCAGATTATCATTCTGCTACAGAAGCGGCGCTGGAGGAAGAAAAGATGAAGATGGTCATTTCTTCCATGGCAAGAATAAAGCTAGAGTCTGATATTGAAGTATGCAATCAGAGTTCAGATTCTCATTCTGCTACAGAATCAGTACTGGAGGAAGGAAAAACAGACATTTCCACTGAAAGAATAGAGCGGCAATCCAATATTGAAGCTGGCAACCGGAGTTCAGATTGTCATTCTGCAACAGAAGCAATAATGGAGGATGAAAAGACGGATATTTCTTGTGTTGACGTGACTTCATCATCTAGTCCAGAAATGGATGCCATTTTAGCCTATGAAATACTAGAAGTTGAAAAAAATCACTCGGAGGTGGATTCTCTAGAATATATCAACTGTTCCTTGCCAGAAATAGATGTTTTAGATACCAACCATGAACAAGAAGACAAAGAAAGACAGGTTCTTGAACCTCCTGCATCTGTCTCCCCACTATATGAAGAAGGAAACCAAATGATCTCTACAGAAAATCAAACATCGAACATGCTTGTTAGCTCACAAAGTGTATGTGCCGAGGATACTACAGCTGCCGAAATACTTGTAGACGAGGAAAAGCAGAAAACTTTCATAAAAGAGTATCGACAAAGTGAGTTTAAAGGTGTCTGCTCAACGGGATATCTGAAATTGTCCTTACTTCCTGGTGAAGTTTCATCTGCGATTATGGATAGTAAGGAAAGACAGACACCACAAAATATAAGGAGATCCTGTATCAGATCGGGAAAAAAGTCCAGCTCCGACAGTAGGTCAAGAAGAGGTAAACATGGCAAGGAAAGCCGGACACCACAATCTACATTCCCTGCAATTGAGGACTTATCGTTACCTCTTGGCAATGTTTTCTTTGATATTATGGATACCAAGGTAAGCCAGACACCGCAAAACATAAGGAGCTCTCCTGATAGATCAGAGAAAAAATCCAGCTCCAACATTTGGTCACGAAGAGGTAAACCTGCTACTCCTCTTCAGCTTCAAACAAGTAAGAGCAGGAGAAAGAACAAGAATGTTGATATTAATGCTGATGTTGAATGGGAGAATCAGGAGAATCTTGATAGCAAATCAATTACAAAGTTCCCTGGTTCAGAAGCAATGAATGAAGAAATATTTACTCCAGACAAGGAGAATCGTCCTCCGAGTTCTTTTTCACGGAATTCCTTTAAAAAGGGTCTGCTAGAGGATATTCAATCACCCAAATCAATTACAAAGGTGCTTTTCCCTGGTTCAGAAGCAATGGATGAAGAAATATTCACTCCGGACAAGGAGAACCGCCCTCCAAATTCTCGTTTACATAAATCCATTAAAAAGACGGGTCTGCTTGAGGATATTCAACCACCCACGTTTTGCAAATCCTCGCCCAATATTACCTTTTTCCCCAGCAGTATTGGGAAAGATGAAGACATGATTACCTCTCCAGACAAAGAGAACCGGACACCTAAAGTTCTCAAACAGAGGAACTCAGCCAGGCCCTCTAGTCATCTAATGAAGATGGATAAAGACTTGGTGCTAAAGGAAAGAAGCTCGGAGAAGGTCCCATTACTGTCATTATTTAGCAATTCACCTAGGTTGAGTCTCTCTGAAGCCTCAGTTCCTGACACTTGTTGCAGAAGCTTCAATTCCATCAATTGTATGGAAAAGAAGGTTACAAATTCCACTTCT ATCAAATATGTTGGAGATGGAAGGAGAAGATGGACCATGATAGCAGACACAACATCCCTTTTAGATAAAGAGTCGAGGAAGTTTTTGCAGCTTTTAGAAGGTCTCAAGGGGACTCATCTAGTTATCCCAAGAATGG tcATCAGAGAACTGGATTCTTTGAAGCAACGCGGTAGCCTGTTTAGGCGAACAACAGAAGCAGAATTGGCATTGAAATGGATAGAAGACTGCATGATGAAAGAGAAGTGGTGGATCCATGTCCAGAGCTCAACGGAGGATATAAGGGCAATTGCACCAACTCCGCCTGCTTCTCCTGTGCTGCGATTCAGCGATGGAAGTTGGGGATTCCCATTCGGAAATTTGCATGAAATTGTATCGCCGACTGCAGAAGATTGTATTCTTGAGAATGCTGTTTCCTATAGGAAAAGGATCAACGAAGGACAACTCGTCCTTCTCAGCAACGATGTAACTCTGAAGATCAAAGCCATGGCTGAG GGTTTGATCTGTGAGACGGCTGAGGAATTCAGAGAGAGTCTGGTGAACCCTTTTTCAGAGAGATTTATGTGGGCAGACAGCTCACCTAGAGGGCAAACTTGGACAGTTTTTGATGATCTGGTGTTGAAGGAAAGGTATTACAGAAGGAGCCCTTCAAAGAAACTATCAAAGGGGGGTCTGAAGCTGATTCTGCTCCACAATTCTCAGTATGGACAGCAATGTAGATAG